The DNA sequence CGCCGACCTGGACCGGGACGGCTTCGAGTCCCTGCTCACCGAGGGTGAGCCCTGGCCCGCCATCTCCTCCTTCGACACCCCGGCCGGCGTGGCCGTACGCCGCCACTGCGCACCCCTGCTGGATCTGCCGCGGCACGCGCCCGCCGACGCGTATCTGGCCCGGCGTGCGGAGCTTGGCCGGCGCGAGGTGGACCGACGGCTGCTGGCCGCCGCCGGAACGGAGGTGTTCTGCGTCGACACGGGCTACACCCCGCAGCCACTCACCACGCCCAGGGAGCTGGCGGAGACCGCCGACGCGACCGCGTACGAGGTCGTACGGCTGGAGGCGGTCGCCGAGGCGGTGGCGGCACAGGGAGTGGAACCGGACGCCTACGCCACCGCCTTCCGTACGGCCGCCGAGGAGGCCGTACGGCGTCCGGGCGTGGTGGCCGTGAAGTCGGTGGCCGCCTACCGGACCGGCTTCGACCTGGACCCGGCGCGCCCCTCGGACGCCCTGGTCAGCGCGGCGGCCCGGCAGTGGCTGGAGAACGGCGGCCGGCTGGCCGACCCGGTCCTGGTACGCCATCTGCTGTGGACGGCGGTCGACCTGGGGCGCCCCCTCCAACTCCACACCGGGTTCGGCGACAACGAGATCCGGCTGCACCGCGTGAATCCGACGCACCTGACGGACTGGCTGCACCTGATCAAGGGCACGATTCCCGTGCTGCTCCTGCACTGCTGGCCCTACCAGCGCCAGGCCGCCTATCTGGCGGCTGTCTTCGAGGAGGTGTATCTCGACGTGGGCCTCACCCTGCACCACGTCGGCCCCGCGCGGTCCCGGGCGATCCTGGCGGAGGCGATGGAGATCACTCCGTTCCGCAAGCTGCTGTACAGCTCCGACGCGTATGGTCTGGCGGAGTTCTACCAGCTCGGCGCGCTGGCGTTCCGTCGCGGCCTGGGCGGACTGCTCCAGGACCGGGTGGACGCCGACGAACTGAGCCTGCCGGACGCGCTGCGGATCGCGGCGTGGGCAGCCGGCGACAACGCCCGCCGCCTCTACGGACTTCCCGCCCCCGACCCCGCCCACGAGCCCCGCCCGCATCGCGACTGAGCGTTCGCAATTCCCGGAAAGTATGATCAAGCAATGTCTGACATGACCGATACCACGCCCGGCTGGCTGTCCTCCGACGAGCTGGAAATGGCACGCGCGCGCATGCCGATCCTGTACGTCGAGGCCGTGCCGGTGCGGGTCGACGACAGCGGCGAGGTCACCAGCATCGGCCTGCTGCTGCGCATCGGACCGGACGGAACGGTCAGCCGGACCCTCGTCTCCGGCCGCGTGCTGCACCACGAGCGCGTTCGCGACGCCCTCCTGCGGCACCTGGAGAAGGACCTCGGCCCGGTGGCCCTCCCCCGGGTCCCGACCTCCCTCCAGCCCTTCACCGTCGCGGAGTACTTCCCGACGCACGGCGTCACGCCGTACCACGACCCGCGCCAGCACGCTGTCTCGCTCGCCTACGTCGTCCCGGTCACCGGCGACTGCCGCCCCCGCCAGGACGCGCTCGACCTGGTCTGGTTCAGCCCGCAGGAGGCACTGTCCCCGGCGGTGCAGAGCGAGATGCCGGGCGGTCACGGAGTGCTGCTGAAGCAGGCGCTGGCGCATGTGGGCTGCGTGATCTGACCCGGCGGGCGCCTACCGCAGAATCTCCGGCCGAAGCCAGTACCTGCGGAAATGAGTGTTGTGATGATCGACGTGATCATTGTGGGCGGCGGACCGACCGGCATGATGCTGGCCGCCGAGCTGCGGCTGCACGGCGTGCACGTCCTCGTGCTGGAGAAGGAGGCGGAGCCGACCAGGGTGGTCCGCTCGCTCGGGCTGCACATGCGCAGCATCGAGGTGATGGACCAGCGCGGTCTGCTGGAGCGGTTCCTCGCACACGGGCGGCAGTACCAGGTCGGCGGTTTCTTCGCCGGCATCGACAAGCCCTGGCCCGACGGGCTGGACACCGCGCATCCGTACACCCTCGGGATCCCGCAGACCATCACCGACCGTCTGCTGGCCGAGCACGCGACCGAGGCCGGCGCCGAGATCCGGCGCGGCAGCGAGCTGGTCGGGCTGAGCCAGGACGACGACGGTGTGACCGTCGAGCCGGACGACGGCACCCGGCTGCGTTCGCGCTACCTCGTCGGCTGTGACGGCGGCCGCAGCACGGTGCGCAAGCTGCTGGGCATCGGCTTCCCGGGCGAGCCCGCCACGGTGGAGACGCTGCTGGGCGAGATGGAGGTGGCCGTACCCCAGGAGACGCTGGTCTCCGTGATGACCGAAGTCCGCAAGACCCAGAAGCGGTTCGGCTTCATGCCTCTCGGGGACGGGGTGTACCGCGTCGTCGTGCCCGCCGACGGGCTGACCGAGGACCGGTCGGTCCCGCCGGCCTTCGAGGAGGTCCGGCAACAGCTGCGGGCGGTCGCCGGCACCGACTTCGGCGTGCACTCACCGCGCTGGCTGTCCCGCTTCGGCGACGCCACCCGGCAGGCCGAGCGCTACCGGTCCGGCCGTGTGCTGCTGGCCGGCGACGCGGCGCACATCCACCCGCCGACCGGTGGTCAGGGCCTCAACCTGGGCATCCAGGACGCGTTCAACCTCGGCTGGAAGCTGGCCGCCGAGCTGGGCGGCTGGGCACCGGACGGGCTGCTGGACAGCTACCACAGCGAACGGCACCCGGTGGCGGCCGACGTGCTGGACAACACCCGCGCACAGATGCACCTGATGTCCACCGAGCCGGGTCCGCAGTCGGTGCGCCGGCTGGTGTCGCAGCTGATGGACTTCGAGGACGTGAACCGCTATCTGATCGAGAAGATCACCGCGATCGGCGTCCACTACGACTTCGGCGAGGGCCACGCACTGCTCGGCCGACGGCTGCGGGACGTGAAGCTGGAGCAGGGCCGCCTCTACGAGCTGATGCGCGCCGGCCGCGGACTCCTGCTCGACCGGACGGGCCGGCTCTCGGTGGCGGGCTGGTCGGATCGGGTCGACCACGTCGTCGACGCCTGCGAGGAACTGGACGTGCCCGCGGTGCTGCTGCGGCCGGACGGCCATGTGGCCTGGGCCGGCGAAGATCAGCAGGAGCTGCTCGGCCATCTGCCGAGGTGGTTCGGGGCCGCCGCCGGCTGAGTGCCCGGCCGGCCACCGGGAAACCCAGCGAAAAAGGGCCCTCGCAGGCTCTCGCCTGCGAAGACCCTTCGCACCGTCGGGACGACAGGATTTGAACCTGCGACCCCTTGACCCCCAGTCAAGTGCGCTACCAAGCTGCGCCACGTCCCGGTGCCGTCTGACCTGGGGTTTCCCCCGGCCGAACGCGCATGGAAACAATACCGCACTCGGGTCGGTGGTCGCGCACTCGTTTCCGCGCGACCGGCCGCTTCAGATCCGCTCGGGGCACACGCCCTCGCCTGTCGCGGCCGGGGCCGGAGACGGAGCCGGCCCCACCGTCGTCGGGGTGTCGGCCCGCACCAGGTCACGGATCGGACGCACGGTGAGCAGGGCGGCCACGACGACCAGGCTCATGCCTCCGGCGACCAGGAGCACGTGGTCCGTGCCGATGGTCGCCGCGGCCGGGCCCGCGAGGGCCTGGCCGACCGGCATCATCGCCAGGGAGCCGGCCACGTCGTACGCGTGGATGCGGTTGAGGACGTCGGCCGGGACCTGCGTCTGGACGCTGGTCGCCCACATCACGCTCCAGAAGGCCATGCCCGCCCCGGCGACAGCGGCTCCGGCCGCCATGGCCGGAACGCCGAGGCCGGCGCCGACCGTCATGGGGAAGCCGGCGAAGGCGAAGAGCGCGATCGCGCCGGCGCGGAGCATGCGGTGCGGGCGCAGCCGCAGCGCGAGCAGGCCGCCCACGACGGTCCCCGCGCCGAGGGCGGAGTTGATCAGGCCGTAGGCACGCGGTCCGTGCTGCTGGACGACCTCCGTCGCCACGAGCGGGACCGTCGGGCCCCATACGGCGATCATGTAGACGCACCAGATGACGATGACGCCCCAGAGCCAGGTCCGGGATCTGAATTCCCGCCAGCCTTCCGCCAGATCCGCCCGGAAGGCTCTGGTTCCGCGGCCTGAGCGGTCGCCGGGCGGGCGGACCAGCGGGGGCAGGCGGAGCAGCAGGAGGCACAGGGCGCTCACCGCGTATGTGGTCGCGTGGGCCGCGAACACGCCGCCGGGTGACGCGAAACCGACGAGCACACCGGCGAGGGCGGGTCCGGCGAGTTGGGCCACGGCCTCGGCGACGCGTATGGCGCCGTTCGCACCCTGGACGTCGGCGGCGAGCCGGGGCACTGTGCCGGCGACGCCGGGCTGGAACACGGCGCCCGCCGCGCCGTTGACGAAGCCGATCGCGCAGATCTGCCACAGCACGACATGCCCGGTGAAGAACAGCACGGCGGCCAGGGACTGGGTGCCGAGGCGGACCAGGTCGGCGCCGATCATCAGCCTGCGGGTGCTGAAGCGGTCGGCGATGACCCCGCCGAAGACGATGAGCCCGGCGAACGCGGCGGACGTCGCGGCCAGGGCGAGGCCGACGGCTCCGGCGCCGTACCCGTGCTGCAGCAGGCCCGCGGCGAGGGCCACCGGCAGCATGGTGTCGCCGAGTTGGGCGACGGCCCGGGCGACGAAGAACAGGCCGAAGTCCCTCGACCACACCGGGTGTGATCCGGCCCGCCCTCTCATCCGCTTGCGCCTTCCGGTCATGACATGGAGCACGGACAGTGCCTCACTGGTCTCACTCTCCCGTCGGCGGCCCCAACTCGGGGTGCGCCTCCAGCAGGCTCGACGGTGCCGCCTGGCGCCAGGAGTCGGCGAGGATGTCGCGCAGTTCGTCCTCGTCGTCCAGGGCGGAGAGCCAAGCCCTCACCCAGGCGAACTGCGCCTCGTGGTCGGCGATCCAGAACTTGTCCGGCTCGGCCAGCACCAGTTCGTCGCGCTCCTCCTTGGGACAGCGCACGGCGATGGAGGTCTCGTCCTCGGGCAGCGTGGCGAACATCTTGCCCGCGACCCGGAACGTGGGCATGCTCCAGGCGATCTTCTCCGTCGTATCCGGCAGGGACAGGGCGATACGGCGTACGTCTTCGGCATCCGGCATGGCAGGCACGGTAGCGGCTGCCACTGACAACCACCTGGTGAGCGGGGTCGGTCCGACCTCCGGGAGGCCCTAGAAGCTGAAGGTCATGAACGCTCCGAGGCCTCGATCGGCAGCCGCGCCGAAGAACGCGACAAGCTCCTCGTAGGCCCCCTCCAGCCATTCCAGCTGCCCCTCGGGGTCGAACTTCCACATGTTGGGGTACGCATTCTCCTGCGCCATCCGGTCCGGGTCGTAGTGGCCCGCCAGCCGTTCCCACGGGGTCGCCCGCAGCTCCCGTGCCACGCTGCCGATCTGCTCCGCGTCCCACCCGAACAGGGTGCCGTCGTCCCGGATCTGGAACCCGTCCATCAGGAACTCCAGTCCCACCTCAGCCTGGTCGAACAGGAACTGGAGCCCGCCGAACGCCTTGTCCGGGCCTCCGTAGGGACGGTCCGGCATCGGGGAGTTCTCGCCGTACAGCTCAAAGATGTATTCGTCTGCCCAATTCGGGTCCTTCGCCGCCCTGTCCAGCTCCTCCGTCGTCGCGCTGATGAACGAAATACTGACGCCCATGACAGGCAATCCCCCTTGATGTACTGGTTGTTCGGCCGCTTTCGATACTGTTGATCGCCCTCGTGGTCGATCAACGACGGTGAGTGTTCCACGCAGCACTGACAACGGGGCGATCGGTCAGAGGTGCTTGAAGTAGATCGTCGTCGGCCGCAGCGCTCCGTCCGGGTCCGCCGCGTAGTCCGGGATCACCCCGGCCCGGGTCCAGCCGGCCGCGCGGTACAGCCGCTCGGCGAGGCTGTCGGTCTCGGTGTCCAGGTGGAGGAGGGTGATCCCGGCCCGGATCGCTGCCTCTTCCGCGGTCGTCAGGAGCCTGCGGCCGAGGCCCTGACCCCGCGCGTCCCGGTGCACCATCAGCTTGACCAGCTCGGCCCGGTGGCGGCTGTTGGGCTTGTCGGGGAAGGCCAGGCTGACCGTGCCCACGGTTCGCTCGCCCTCGCGTGCCACCCACGCCGCCCACTGCCCGGTGGCCACGGCGGCCGCGCGCTCCTTCCACCAGCCCATGGCAGCCGTACGGTCAAGGGGGGCCAGGAACCCGACGGACGCACCGTCCTCCACGGTGTCCACGAGCAGGTCGGCCAAGTCCTCCACCTGGCCCAGCAGTTGGCCTTCGTCCAGGCGCGTCACGATCACGGCAGCACCACCGCCAGCACGTACCGCACCGCTCCAGGCCCCGCGCACCGGAACCGCGTGGGCCCCCACACCCGTATCCGCAGACAGTCCCCGGCGTCGAGATGGTGCTCCGCCTCCTGAACCGTCACTTCGAGGGCCCCCTCCAGGACCCAGATGTGCTGCTCCAGTCCCGGTACGGGCGGGCGGTCGTACGCGATGTCGGCGCCCTCGGCGAGCCGGCCCTCGACGAGTTCGGCGCGCAATCCGGCGTGCGGCGGCGACACGGACCGTCGTACGAACCCGGAGGAACGGTCCTCCCACACCGGCTGCTCGGCCGCCCGCACCAGCAGCGCGGGCTCGGACTCGACCTCGCTGAGCAGCTGGGACATGGTCCGGCCGTAGACGTGGCACAGGCGGTTCAGCAGCGCGGCAGTGGGGCTGATCTCCGCCCGCTCGGCGCGGGACAGGGTGGAGCGGCTGATGCCGCTGCGCTCCGCCAACTCACCGAGCGACCAGCCGCGTTCGGCCCGCAACTCGGCCAGACGGGCACCGAGGCGGGCGTCGACCGCGTCCAAGGCGGTGTCCAGGACGGCCTGGGCTGCACCATCGCCGGAAGTCTCTCGTTTCATATCCGGGACGCTATCCCAGATATGAAACGGCGGTGTTACGGGAGCCTCACTCCCCCGCGACCTCCCCGAGCGCGTCCAGCACCGGCCTGATCAACGGGTGCTCCTCCGCGCCCCGGCGCACCGCCGCGAACACCCGACGCGTGGGCGCCACTCCGTCCACGGGCCGTACGACGACCCCCGTGAGGTCCATGCCGCGCAGCGCCGAGCGCGGTACGAGCGCGACGCCCGCGTCGGCCGAGGCGAGGGCGACGACCGCGCGGAAGTCGTCCGAGGAGTGTTCGAGGCGGGGCTGGAAGCCGGCGTTCTCGCAGGCCAGAACGACCACGTCGTGGCAGGGATTGCCGGGGTACTGGCCGATCCACGGGTCCTTCGCCAGCTCCGCGAGCGGGACCTCGGCCGCGTCGGCCAACCGGTGGCTCACCGGGACGACCGCGTCGAAGGGCTCGGCGTACAGCGGTACGTGCGCGAGGCGGGGGTCGTCGGCGGGCGGCGCCCCCCTGTACTCGACGGCCACCGCGATGTCGACCTGCCGGTCCAGCACCATCGGCAGGCTGGCGTCGCCCTCGGCGTCCTGGACGCGGATGCGGATGCCGGGGGCCGTCCCGGCGAGGCGGGCCACCGCGGGCGCGACGACCAGGGCGATGCCGGTCGCGAAGGAGGCGACCGTGACCGTGCCGGCCGCGCCCGAGCTGTACGCCGCGAGCTCGGCCTCCGCCCGCTCCAGCTGGGCCAGGACGGCGTTGGTGTGGCTGAGCAGGATCTCGCCGGCCGGGGTCAGCCGTACGCCCTTCGCGCCGCGCTCCACCAGACGGTGGCCGGTCTCCTGCTCCAGGGCCGCGAGCTGCTGGGAGACCGCGGAGGGCGTGAGATACAGCGCGGCGGCAGCCGCCGTCACGGTGCGGTGGTCGGCCACCGCACGGAGGATGTGGAGCCGCCGCGCTTCGATCATGAGATCGATTATCGCAAGGTCCGGAGTGGGCCGGACGTCAGCCTTCCAGTTCCGCCCGGGCGGCGACGAAGGCGTCCACGGCACGGTTGACGTCGTCCGTCGAGTGCGCGGCGGACAGCTGGACGCGGATGCGGGCCTGTCCCTGGGGCACGACCGGGTACGAGAAGCCGATCACGTACACGCGGCGTTCCAGCAGCAGCTCGGCCAGCCGGCCGGCCTTGGACGCGTCGCCGATCATCACGGGCGCGATGGCGTGGTCGCCGGGGAGGATCTCGAAGCCCTCCTCCGTCATCCGGCGCCGGAACAGCGCCGTGTTCTCGGTGAGCCGGACGCGCAGGTCGTCCGCGGACTCCAGCAGGTCGAGGACCTTGAGGGAGGCCGCCGCGATCACGGGGGCCAGGGTGTTGGAGAAGAGGTACGGGCGTGAGCGCTGGCGCAGCAGGGCGACGATCTCGGCGCGGGCCGCGACGTAGCCGCCGGACGCGCCGCCGAGGGCCTTGCCGAGGGTGCCGGTGATGATGTCGACGCGGTCCATGACGCCGTGCAGCTCGGGCGTGCCGCGGCCACCGGGGCCGACGAAGCCGACCGCGTGCGAGTCGTCGACCATGACCATCGCGTCGTAGCGGTCAGCGAGGTCGCAGATCTCGCGCAGCGGTGCCACATAGCCGTCCATGGAGAAGACGCCGTCGGTGACGATCAGCCGGCGCCGGGCGTCCGACGCGTCCTTCAACTGCCGCTCGAGGTCGGCCAGATCGCGGTTGGCGTACCGGAAGCGGCGGGCCTTGGACAGCCGGATGCCGTCGATGATCGACGCGTGGTTGAGGGCGTCGGAGATCACCGCGTCCTCCGGGCCGAGGATCGTCTCGAACACGCCGCCGTTGGCGTCGAAGCAGGAGGAGTACAGGATCGTGTCCTCCTGGCCGAGGAACGCGGAGAGCCGTGCCTCCAGTTCCTTGTGCACCTCCTGCGTGCCGCAGATGAAGCGCACCGACGCCATGCCGTAGCCCCAGCGGTCGAGGGCCTCGTGGGCGGCCGCGATCACCTCGGGGTGGTCGGCGAGGCCGAGGTAGTTGTTGGCGCAGAAGTTGAGGACCTCGCCGGGACGGCCGCCCGCGGCGACGTTCACGGTCGCGGACTGCGGGGTGTCGATGACGCGCTCGGGCTTGTGCAGGCCGGCGGCGCGGATCTCGTCGAGGGTGGCGCGCAGGTCGTCGCGCACGGAGTCGAACATGGGGAAAGCTCTCCTAAAATGCCGTCGCCGAAAGGGAGTTACGAGGTCCAGTCGAGGATGACCTTGCCGCCGCGGCCGCTCGCCGCGTCGGCGAACGCCGCCTCGAAGTCGCGATAGCCGTACCGGCCGGTGATCACGGGGGCCAGGTCGAGGCCGCCCTCCAGCAGAACGGACATGGCGTACCAGGTCTCGAACATCTCACGGCCGTAGATGCCCTTGATGGTGATCATCGAGGTGACGATGCGGGCCCAGTCGACCGGGAACTCCTGCGCGGGCAGGCCGAGCATGGCGATACGGCCGCCGTGCGTCATGTTGGCGATCATGTCGCGCATGGCCTCGGGCCGGCCGGACATCTCCAGGCCGATGTCGAAGCCCTCGCGCAGCCCGAGTTCGCGCTGTCCGTCGGCGATGCTCTCCTGCGCCACGTTCAGCGCGAGACTCACGCCCACCTTGCGGGCCAGCTCCAGCCGTTCCTCGCTCACGTCGGTGATCACGACATTGCGCGCACCCGCGTGCCGGGCCACGGCCGCCGCCATCAGGCCGATGGGGCCCGCACCGGTGATCAGGACGTCCTCACCGACCAGCGGGAACGACAGCGCGGTGTGCACGGCGTTGCCGAACGGGTCGAAGATCGCGGCCACGTCGAGGTCGACGGGTGCGCGGTGCACCCACACGTTGGTGGCGGGCAGGGCGACGTACTCGGCGAAGGCACCGTCGCGCCCGACGCCGAGGCCGACCGTGGCACGACACAGATGGCGGCGGCCGGCCAGGCAGTTGCGGCACTTGCCGCACACCAGATGGCCCTCACCGCTGACCCGGTCGCCGATGGCGATGTCGGTGACGTCACGGCCGGTCTCCACGACCTCGCCGACGAACTCGTGCCCGAGCACGAGCGGGGTGCGGATCGCCTGCTGCGCCCAGCCGTCCCAGGACCGGATGTGCAGATCGGTGCCGCAGATGCCGGTGCGCAGCACCTTGATCAGTACGTCGCCCGGTCCGACGGCCGGCTCCGGGACGTCCGCGAGCCACAGCCCGGGCTCCGCCTTCTCCTTGACCAGCGCCTTCACGCAACGGCTCCTGACGGTGAGTCCCGGTCTCGGACATGCCGACGGCACCCGCGGCCGGGGAAGGGGGTGGAATCGCCTAGCAATCTGCCGTACGGCGGCGCCACGGTCCATCGAGGATTTCTTAAGCAGCGTCACAGCTTTCCTTCACACCCGCCACTCGCGCCCCCTGACGCCCTCCGGGCGGTGACAATCGAGGTAGTGCCCCGGACCGCCGTCGCGGCCGGTCCCGGTGCTCACGCCCGTACTCGGCCGACTGACCTGGAGTCGCTCATGAACACCGCACGTGACCTCGCGATCGTCGCGCTGGACATGGCATCCGACCACCCCGTGGGGCAGGGCGAACTGTCGCTCGCGCTCGCGGCGGCCGAAGTGTTCGACCTCCTCGATGCCGGGGCTCTCGTCCTCGACGACGAACGCATCACGCCGAGCGCACAGGCCCCGACGGGCGACCGGCTGCTGGACGAGGCCGCCTCGTCACTCGTACGGCAGGAGCCGTACGAGTCGGTCGAGGACTGGCTGTGGCGCCGGGGGCGCGGACTGTCCTCGGCCTATGGCGCGGAACTGGAGAGCATGGGGCTCACGGCCCGGCCGCGGGGCCACCGGATCTCGCTGCGGGCCGGGCGATCGGTGCCGGTCGACTCGGCGGCCCGGCAGCAGGCCGAGGAGCGCTGGGCGTCGGGCGATCCCGTCCTCGCGGCCCTGGCTGCCGCCGCCGGGGTGCACGAGATGCCGGACGACGCCGCTGACGACCTCACCGACGAGACGGTCACGACCGTGCTGGCCGCCGTCGGCAACGCGGTCGTGGAGCTGGAGGCCGTACGGCAGCGGCGGGCGATCGAGGACGCCGCGTTCGACAACGTGTGGCGGGGTTTCTAGCCGCCGCTCCCGGACCTGGAGCAGTCACAGCAGCGGGAGCCCGTCGGCCTCCCGCCGCTCCAGCCGGGTGACCAGGTCCGCCGCCGACGCCTTGATGGTGTCCAGTCCGGCTCTCCCCCAGGGCCGCGGCTCCACGTCGACGACGCACACCGTACCGATCACCATCCCCGCGCCGTCGATGAGCGGGGCGCCCAGATAGGAGCGGATGCCGAACTCGTCCACGATCGGGTTCCCGGCGAATCGCGGGTAGTCGCGGACGTCCTCCAGGACCAGCGCCTTGCGTCGGACGACCACATGGGGGCAGAACCCATGGTCGCGCTCCATATGGCGGCCCAGCTGGGGCTTGCTCTCGTCGGCGCGGGCGAGGTTCAGGGCATGCCGCACATGCAGGCCGGCGAAGAACTGACGGTTCTCGCCGAGGAAGTTGACCATGGCGTACGGCGCCCCGGTGTGCTCGGCCAGATGGTCCGCGAAGACGTCAAGGGCCGGATCGGGGTGTTCCCCCAGGCCCATGCGAAGCAGCCGCTGCGCGCGGGCGGGGGCCTCCTTGTCCTCGGGGGTGAGCAGCAGGCGAGCGACCGGATGGGGTGGGCCGTAGCTCATGGGCGGATTCCGTCGCTGTGGGCGTACGTCATATGCGGCTCCGTGCTGGTGTGTGCGGCTGTCACATGTGGGCGCCGTGGCTCGGCGCGGGTGCCGGCGCGTGAGCGATGAGGTGCCGGACCAGGGTCAGCAGGGTCTGGACACCGGAGCTGGAGATCCGGGCGTCGCAACGGACGACGGGGACCTGCGGGTCGAGGTCGATCGCGGCTCGGACCTCCTCCGGGTCGTAACGGTAGCCGCCGTCGAACTCGTTGATCGCGACGATGAATCCGAGGCCCCGCTGTTCGAAGAAGTCGACGGCGGCAAAGCATTCCTCCAGTCGCCGGGTGTCGGCGAGGATGACCGCGCCGAGCGCACCCTCGGAGAGTTCGTCCCACATGAACCAGAACCGCTCCTGTCCGGGCGTGCCGAAGAGATACAGGACGTGTTCCGGATCGAGCGTGATGCGGCCGAAGTCCATGGCCACCGTCGTCTCGACCTTGTTCTCGATCCCTTCAAGGCTGTCGGTCGCGGCGCTGACCGTGGTGAGCAGCTCCTCCGTGCTGAGCGGCGCGATCTCGCTCACCGCGCCGACGAAGGTCGTCTTCCCTACCCCGAACCCTCCCGCCACCAAGATCTTCAGCGCGGTGGGGAAGGGGTCAGAGCTGTC is a window from the Streptomyces sp. NBC_00299 genome containing:
- a CDS encoding amidohydrolase family protein, which gives rise to MGATGPVHEALAALPLVDHHCHGIVTADLDRDGFESLLTEGEPWPAISSFDTPAGVAVRRHCAPLLDLPRHAPADAYLARRAELGRREVDRRLLAAAGTEVFCVDTGYTPQPLTTPRELAETADATAYEVVRLEAVAEAVAAQGVEPDAYATAFRTAAEEAVRRPGVVAVKSVAAYRTGFDLDPARPSDALVSAAARQWLENGGRLADPVLVRHLLWTAVDLGRPLQLHTGFGDNEIRLHRVNPTHLTDWLHLIKGTIPVLLLHCWPYQRQAAYLAAVFEEVYLDVGLTLHHVGPARSRAILAEAMEITPFRKLLYSSDAYGLAEFYQLGALAFRRGLGGLLQDRVDADELSLPDALRIAAWAAGDNARRLYGLPAPDPAHEPRPHRD
- a CDS encoding NUDIX hydrolase family protein, producing the protein MTDTTPGWLSSDELEMARARMPILYVEAVPVRVDDSGEVTSIGLLLRIGPDGTVSRTLVSGRVLHHERVRDALLRHLEKDLGPVALPRVPTSLQPFTVAEYFPTHGVTPYHDPRQHAVSLAYVVPVTGDCRPRQDALDLVWFSPQEALSPAVQSEMPGGHGVLLKQALAHVGCVI
- the rox gene encoding rifampin monooxygenase gives rise to the protein MIDVIIVGGGPTGMMLAAELRLHGVHVLVLEKEAEPTRVVRSLGLHMRSIEVMDQRGLLERFLAHGRQYQVGGFFAGIDKPWPDGLDTAHPYTLGIPQTITDRLLAEHATEAGAEIRRGSELVGLSQDDDGVTVEPDDGTRLRSRYLVGCDGGRSTVRKLLGIGFPGEPATVETLLGEMEVAVPQETLVSVMTEVRKTQKRFGFMPLGDGVYRVVVPADGLTEDRSVPPAFEEVRQQLRAVAGTDFGVHSPRWLSRFGDATRQAERYRSGRVLLAGDAAHIHPPTGGQGLNLGIQDAFNLGWKLAAELGGWAPDGLLDSYHSERHPVAADVLDNTRAQMHLMSTEPGPQSVRRLVSQLMDFEDVNRYLIEKITAIGVHYDFGEGHALLGRRLRDVKLEQGRLYELMRAGRGLLLDRTGRLSVAGWSDRVDHVVDACEELDVPAVLLRPDGHVAWAGEDQQELLGHLPRWFGAAAG
- a CDS encoding MFS transporter, coding for MTGRRKRMRGRAGSHPVWSRDFGLFFVARAVAQLGDTMLPVALAAGLLQHGYGAGAVGLALAATSAAFAGLIVFGGVIADRFSTRRLMIGADLVRLGTQSLAAVLFFTGHVVLWQICAIGFVNGAAGAVFQPGVAGTVPRLAADVQGANGAIRVAEAVAQLAGPALAGVLVGFASPGGVFAAHATTYAVSALCLLLLRLPPLVRPPGDRSGRGTRAFRADLAEGWREFRSRTWLWGVIVIWCVYMIAVWGPTVPLVATEVVQQHGPRAYGLINSALGAGTVVGGLLALRLRPHRMLRAGAIALFAFAGFPMTVGAGLGVPAMAAGAAVAGAGMAFWSVMWATSVQTQVPADVLNRIHAYDVAGSLAMMPVGQALAGPAAATIGTDHVLLVAGGMSLVVVAALLTVRPIRDLVRADTPTTVGPAPSPAPAATGEGVCPERI
- a CDS encoding MmcQ/YjbR family DNA-binding protein produces the protein MPDAEDVRRIALSLPDTTEKIAWSMPTFRVAGKMFATLPEDETSIAVRCPKEERDELVLAEPDKFWIADHEAQFAWVRAWLSALDDEDELRDILADSWRQAAPSSLLEAHPELGPPTGE
- a CDS encoding DUF1877 family protein → MGVSISFISATTEELDRAAKDPNWADEYIFELYGENSPMPDRPYGGPDKAFGGLQFLFDQAEVGLEFLMDGFQIRDDGTLFGWDAEQIGSVARELRATPWERLAGHYDPDRMAQENAYPNMWKFDPEGQLEWLEGAYEELVAFFGAAADRGLGAFMTFSF
- a CDS encoding GNAT family N-acetyltransferase, producing MIVTRLDEGQLLGQVEDLADLLVDTVEDGASVGFLAPLDRTAAMGWWKERAAAVATGQWAAWVAREGERTVGTVSLAFPDKPNSRHRAELVKLMVHRDARGQGLGRRLLTTAEEAAIRAGITLLHLDTETDSLAERLYRAAGWTRAGVIPDYAADPDGALRPTTIYFKHL
- a CDS encoding helix-turn-helix domain-containing protein — protein: MKRETSGDGAAQAVLDTALDAVDARLGARLAELRAERGWSLGELAERSGISRSTLSRAERAEISPTAALLNRLCHVYGRTMSQLLSEVESEPALLVRAAEQPVWEDRSSGFVRRSVSPPHAGLRAELVEGRLAEGADIAYDRPPVPGLEQHIWVLEGALEVTVQEAEHHLDAGDCLRIRVWGPTRFRCAGPGAVRYVLAVVLP
- a CDS encoding LysR family transcriptional regulator, with protein sequence MIEARRLHILRAVADHRTVTAAAAALYLTPSAVSQQLAALEQETGHRLVERGAKGVRLTPAGEILLSHTNAVLAQLERAEAELAAYSSGAAGTVTVASFATGIALVVAPAVARLAGTAPGIRIRVQDAEGDASLPMVLDRQVDIAVAVEYRGAPPADDPRLAHVPLYAEPFDAVVPVSHRLADAAEVPLAELAKDPWIGQYPGNPCHDVVVLACENAGFQPRLEHSSDDFRAVVALASADAGVALVPRSALRGMDLTGVVVRPVDGVAPTRRVFAAVRRGAEEHPLIRPVLDALGEVAGE
- a CDS encoding glycine C-acetyltransferase gives rise to the protein MFDSVRDDLRATLDEIRAAGLHKPERVIDTPQSATVNVAAGGRPGEVLNFCANNYLGLADHPEVIAAAHEALDRWGYGMASVRFICGTQEVHKELEARLSAFLGQEDTILYSSCFDANGGVFETILGPEDAVISDALNHASIIDGIRLSKARRFRYANRDLADLERQLKDASDARRRLIVTDGVFSMDGYVAPLREICDLADRYDAMVMVDDSHAVGFVGPGGRGTPELHGVMDRVDIITGTLGKALGGASGGYVAARAEIVALLRQRSRPYLFSNTLAPVIAAASLKVLDLLESADDLRVRLTENTALFRRRMTEEGFEILPGDHAIAPVMIGDASKAGRLAELLLERRVYVIGFSYPVVPQGQARIRVQLSAAHSTDDVNRAVDAFVAARAELEG